A single Actinomadura algeriensis DNA region contains:
- a CDS encoding M48 metallopeptidase family protein produces the protein MSAYRDGDKVVVMVPSRLSKAEEEQWIATILERLEERERKRRPSDADLESRARELSRRFLDGRADPVSVRWVDNQRTRWGSCTPDDGTIRLSTRLRGMPGWVVDYVLVHELAHLLIPGHGADFWELVGNYPKADRARGYLEGVAAAAHLPMEADAPGDDPGKDAHRGDALHRDQRYGVAG, from the coding sequence GTGTCCGCCTACCGCGACGGGGACAAGGTGGTGGTGATGGTTCCGTCAAGGCTGAGCAAGGCCGAAGAGGAACAGTGGATCGCGACCATCCTGGAACGGCTGGAGGAGCGCGAACGCAAACGGCGTCCCAGCGACGCCGACCTTGAGTCCCGCGCCCGTGAACTCTCCCGCCGTTTCCTGGACGGCCGTGCCGATCCCGTCAGCGTCCGCTGGGTCGACAACCAGCGGACCCGCTGGGGCTCGTGCACCCCCGACGACGGGACGATCCGGCTCTCCACGCGGCTGCGCGGCATGCCCGGCTGGGTCGTCGACTACGTCCTGGTCCACGAGCTGGCGCACCTGCTGATCCCCGGCCACGGCGCCGACTTCTGGGAACTGGTCGGCAACTACCCGAAGGCCGACCGCGCCCGCGGCTACCTGGAGGGCGTCGCCGCCGCCGCGCACCTGCCCATGGAGGCGGACGCGCCCGGCGACGACCCCGGCAAGGACGCCCATCGCGGCGACGCCCTGCACCGCGACCAGCGGTACGGGGTCGCCGGTTGA
- a CDS encoding NUDIX hydrolase, with the protein MIDDGRRLVAAVRLGKDTVDVLRRWRPPDDAQRELTLEFMRHLNEHTLDGMWRECAAGHITASTLVLDSTRTRVLLTLHSKIKAWLQLGGHVEPRDETLAAAALREAREESGIRGLRLLGTGPVQLDRHAVRCHPQGSWHLDVQYAAIAPPGARHAISDESDDLAWFPVDALPEPTDDALRRLVARAVAS; encoded by the coding sequence GTGATCGACGACGGGCGGCGGCTGGTCGCCGCGGTCAGGCTCGGCAAGGACACCGTCGACGTGCTGCGCCGCTGGCGGCCGCCGGACGACGCGCAGCGCGAGCTGACGCTGGAGTTCATGCGGCACCTGAACGAGCACACGCTCGACGGCATGTGGCGGGAGTGCGCGGCGGGGCACATCACCGCGAGCACCCTCGTGCTGGACTCGACGCGTACCCGGGTGCTGCTGACGCTGCACTCGAAGATCAAGGCGTGGCTGCAGCTGGGCGGGCATGTGGAGCCGCGCGACGAGACGCTCGCGGCGGCGGCGCTGCGGGAGGCGAGGGAGGAGTCGGGCATCCGCGGCCTGCGGTTGCTGGGCACGGGACCCGTCCAGCTCGACCGGCACGCCGTGCGCTGCCATCCGCAGGGATCGTGGCACCTGGACGTCCAGTACGCGGCGATCGCACCGCCGGGCGCGCGGCACGCGATCAGCGACGAGTCCGACGATCTCGCCTGGTTCCCGGTGGACGCGCTGCCCGAGCCGACGGACGACGCGCTGCGGCGTCTCGTCGCCCGGGCCGTCGCGTCCTGA
- a CDS encoding ATP-dependent DNA helicase UvrD2, giving the protein MLSESVLEGLDPEQRAVAEAVRGPVCVLAGAGTGKTRAITHRIAYAVRSGVMAPQRVLAVTFTTRAAGELRGRLRSLGAPGVQARTFHAAALRQLTYFWPRVVGGEPPKILESKIRLVADAAREIGVSLGGGELRDAAGEIEWAKVTQNRPEDYAAAAVKAARRPSVEIADVAGVYAMYEELRRQRNLLDFEGMLELTAAVLTEHHEVANQVRDQYRYFVVDEFQDVNPLQKMLLDVWLGDRDDICVVGDPNQTIYSFTGASPAHLLNFTADRPGAKVVRLVRDYRSTPQVVGLANGLLGRAPASGHKLELVAQRADGPEPAFNEYDDEIAEADDTARRVRKLVDEGVPAREIAILFRVNAQSEAYEAALAAANVPYVLRGAERFFERPEVREAVVRLRGAARAGADAETDGTGLIRTVRHVLSGAGFSDRPPEGAGAARARWESLAALAQLSEDMAADNPQAGLPDFVAELEERAASQHAPPLEGVTLASLHAAKGLEWDAVFLVGLAEGTLPIIYAKTPAQVEEERRLLYVGITRARVHLSLSWALARSPGGAQARRPSRFLDGLTGKTATHVPARLDRSTKRRPAKGPQPCRVCGRPLTAAVERKLGRCEDCPAELNEELLIALKEWRAGVSDEQRIPAYVVFTDATLQAIAEHCPESMEELARIPGVGKVKLDRYGTAVLGLCGV; this is encoded by the coding sequence ATGTTGAGCGAGTCGGTGCTGGAGGGACTGGATCCCGAGCAGCGGGCGGTCGCCGAGGCGGTGCGGGGGCCGGTGTGCGTCCTGGCGGGGGCCGGGACGGGCAAGACGCGGGCGATCACGCACCGCATCGCGTACGCGGTGCGGTCCGGCGTGATGGCGCCGCAGCGGGTGCTGGCCGTGACGTTCACCACCCGCGCGGCGGGCGAGCTGCGCGGGCGGCTGCGGTCGCTCGGCGCGCCGGGCGTCCAGGCCCGCACCTTCCACGCGGCGGCGCTGCGGCAGCTCACCTACTTCTGGCCGCGCGTCGTCGGGGGCGAGCCGCCGAAGATCCTGGAGTCGAAGATCCGGCTGGTGGCGGACGCCGCCCGCGAGATCGGGGTGTCGCTGGGCGGCGGCGAGCTGCGCGACGCGGCGGGCGAGATCGAATGGGCGAAGGTCACGCAGAACCGCCCCGAGGACTACGCCGCCGCCGCGGTGAAGGCCGCGCGGCGCCCGTCCGTCGAGATCGCCGACGTGGCCGGGGTGTACGCGATGTACGAGGAGCTGCGGCGGCAGCGCAACCTGCTCGACTTCGAGGGGATGCTGGAGCTCACCGCCGCCGTGCTGACCGAGCACCACGAGGTCGCGAACCAGGTCCGCGACCAGTACCGGTACTTCGTGGTGGACGAGTTCCAGGACGTCAACCCGCTGCAGAAGATGCTCCTCGACGTCTGGCTCGGCGACCGCGACGACATCTGCGTCGTCGGCGACCCCAACCAGACGATCTACTCGTTCACCGGCGCGAGCCCCGCGCACCTGCTGAACTTCACCGCCGACCGTCCCGGCGCGAAGGTCGTCCGGCTCGTCCGCGACTACCGGTCGACGCCGCAGGTCGTGGGGCTGGCGAACGGGCTGCTGGGGCGGGCGCCCGCGTCCGGCCACAAGCTGGAGCTGGTGGCGCAGCGCGCGGACGGGCCCGAGCCGGCGTTCAACGAGTACGACGACGAGATCGCCGAGGCCGACGACACGGCGCGGCGCGTCCGCAAGCTCGTCGACGAGGGCGTCCCGGCCCGCGAGATCGCCATCCTGTTCCGGGTGAACGCGCAGTCGGAGGCGTACGAGGCGGCGCTCGCCGCCGCGAACGTCCCGTACGTCCTGCGGGGCGCGGAACGGTTCTTCGAACGTCCCGAGGTGCGGGAGGCCGTCGTGCGGCTGCGCGGCGCGGCCCGCGCGGGCGCGGACGCCGAGACCGACGGCACCGGGCTGATCCGGACGGTCCGGCACGTGCTGTCGGGCGCGGGGTTCTCCGACCGTCCGCCCGAGGGGGCGGGCGCGGCGCGGGCCCGCTGGGAGTCGCTGGCCGCGCTGGCGCAGCTCTCCGAGGACATGGCCGCCGACAACCCGCAGGCGGGCCTGCCCGACTTCGTCGCCGAACTGGAGGAGCGGGCGGCGTCGCAGCACGCGCCGCCGCTGGAGGGCGTCACGCTCGCGTCCCTGCACGCCGCCAAGGGCCTGGAGTGGGACGCGGTGTTCCTCGTGGGGCTCGCCGAGGGCACGCTCCCGATCATCTACGCCAAGACGCCCGCCCAGGTCGAGGAGGAACGCCGCCTGCTCTACGTGGGGATCACGCGCGCGCGCGTCCACCTGAGCCTGTCGTGGGCGCTGGCCCGCTCGCCCGGCGGGGCGCAGGCGCGGCGCCCGTCCCGGTTCCTGGACGGACTCACCGGCAAGACCGCGACGCACGTCCCCGCCCGGCTCGACCGGTCGACGAAGCGGCGCCCGGCGAAGGGGCCGCAGCCGTGCCGGGTGTGCGGACGTCCGCTGACGGCGGCCGTCGAGCGCAAGCTGGGCCGCTGCGAGGACTGCCCCGCCGAGCTGAACGAGGAACTGCTGATCGCCCTCAAGGAGTGGCGCGCCGGGGTGTCGGACGAGCAGCGGATCCCCGCGTACGTCGTGTTCACCGACGCGACCCTCCAGGCGATCGCCGAGCACTGCCCCGAGTCGATGGAGGAGCTCGCCCGGATCCCCGGTGTGGGGAAGGTCAAGCTCGACCGGTACGGCACCGCCGTCCTCGGCCTCTGCGGCGTCTGA
- a CDS encoding NAD-dependent epimerase/dehydratase family protein encodes MATGKVRPRRSKGPVVAVTGAATGAGRLLAARLAEREDIRKVVAIDGQRGDVPGVTWRVMDVRDPLLSGRLSDVDVIVHLDVEQSPEVEQRERRTHNVRGAQTVVTAAAAARVRRVVLVTSAMVYGAEPGNQVPLTEDAPLLAEADTGIAGDHLEIEELAATAPLTHPGLELTVVRPAALVGPGVDTLVTRHFEAPRLLSVKGSTPGWQFCHIEDLASALEVIVTEHLAGPLAVGCEGWIGPEEVAEITGKRGFELPAALTFGTAQRLHRLGMTPAPATELRYVAYPWVVDCARLRAAGWKPMYDNAAALRGLMDEIAGRHAVVGRRVGGREAAAATAAGATVAALGAAAAIRRARKRRG; translated from the coding sequence GTGGCAACGGGCAAGGTTCGCCCTCGGCGTAGCAAGGGCCCGGTCGTCGCGGTCACCGGCGCGGCCACCGGGGCGGGGCGGCTGCTGGCCGCCCGGCTCGCCGAGCGCGAGGACATCCGCAAGGTCGTGGCCATCGACGGGCAGCGGGGGGACGTGCCCGGGGTCACCTGGCGCGTCATGGACGTCCGCGACCCGCTGCTGTCGGGGCGCCTGTCGGACGTCGACGTCATCGTCCACCTCGACGTCGAGCAGTCGCCCGAGGTCGAGCAGCGCGAACGCCGCACCCACAACGTGCGGGGCGCGCAGACCGTCGTCACCGCCGCGGCCGCCGCGCGGGTCCGCCGTGTCGTGCTCGTCACCAGCGCCATGGTGTACGGCGCCGAACCCGGCAACCAGGTCCCGCTCACCGAGGACGCGCCGCTGCTCGCCGAGGCCGACACCGGCATCGCGGGCGACCACCTGGAGATCGAGGAGCTCGCCGCCACCGCGCCCCTCACCCATCCCGGGCTCGAACTCACCGTCGTCCGCCCGGCCGCGCTCGTCGGGCCCGGCGTCGACACCCTCGTCACCCGCCACTTCGAGGCGCCGCGGCTGCTGTCGGTCAAGGGCAGCACCCCCGGCTGGCAGTTCTGCCACATCGAGGACCTCGCGTCCGCCCTCGAGGTGATCGTCACCGAGCACCTCGCCGGCCCCCTCGCCGTCGGCTGCGAGGGGTGGATCGGGCCCGAAGAGGTGGCGGAGATCACGGGCAAGCGCGGCTTCGAACTGCCCGCCGCCCTCACCTTCGGGACGGCCCAGCGCCTGCACCGGCTCGGCATGACCCCGGCGCCCGCCACCGAACTGCGCTACGTCGCCTACCCGTGGGTCGTCGACTGCGCCCGGCTGCGCGCCGCCGGCTGGAAGCCGATGTACGACAACGCCGCCGCCCTGCGCGGGCTGATGGACGAGATCGCCGGACGGCACGCGGTCGTCGGCCGCCGCGTCGGGGGCCGGGAGGCCGCCGCCGCGACCGCCGCGGGCGCCACCGTCGCCGCGCTCGGCGCCGCCGCCGCGATCCGCCGCGCCCGCAAGCGACGGGGCTGA
- a CDS encoding zinc-dependent metalloprotease: MSDTPFGFNRPGDGDDDRPQDPFKAMGGDMAQFADMLHRFADMIGGQGAPGMGGPGGGPLNWDLAKNIARHAVAEKGDPSIVDAERRQVEEALRLAELWLDEGTTLPAGVRTPQAWSRSEWIEQTLPVWAKVCDPIAARMVESMGGALGGGEIPADVQAMAGPLIGMVKQMAGAMVGGQAGQALGELAREVTGSADVGLPLAPDGVGALLPAGVEAFGSGLEVSGDEVRLYLALREAAHQRLFAHVPWLRSHLLGAVEEYARGITVDLSGIEQAVQGLDLSNPQAIQDALGGELSLQPEESPRQKAALARLETALALVEGWVDTVVNETAKNRLPESVKLAEAVRRRRATGGPAERTFATLVGLELRPRRLREAAALWRTLTDVRGVQGRDALWDHPDLLPTSDDLDDPEGFVHGREDALSDLDLSKLTTGEGPSEAEDETGAEDGDGRKDDEDGGTGDAGPQR; the protein is encoded by the coding sequence ATGAGTGACACACCCTTCGGCTTCAACCGTCCCGGCGACGGAGACGACGACCGGCCCCAGGATCCATTCAAGGCCATGGGCGGCGACATGGCGCAGTTCGCCGACATGCTGCACCGGTTCGCCGACATGATCGGCGGCCAGGGCGCGCCCGGCATGGGCGGCCCGGGCGGCGGCCCCCTGAACTGGGATCTGGCCAAGAACATCGCGCGGCACGCGGTCGCCGAGAAGGGCGACCCCTCGATCGTGGACGCCGAGCGGCGCCAGGTCGAGGAGGCGCTGCGGCTGGCCGAGCTGTGGCTCGACGAGGGCACGACGCTGCCCGCCGGCGTCCGGACGCCGCAGGCGTGGAGCCGCTCGGAGTGGATCGAGCAGACGCTGCCGGTGTGGGCGAAGGTCTGCGACCCGATCGCGGCGCGCATGGTCGAGTCCATGGGCGGCGCGCTCGGCGGCGGCGAGATCCCCGCGGACGTCCAGGCGATGGCCGGGCCGCTGATCGGCATGGTCAAGCAGATGGCCGGGGCGATGGTCGGCGGGCAGGCCGGGCAGGCGCTCGGTGAGCTGGCCCGCGAGGTGACCGGTTCGGCGGACGTGGGGCTGCCGCTGGCGCCGGACGGCGTCGGGGCGCTGCTGCCCGCGGGCGTCGAGGCGTTCGGGTCCGGCCTGGAGGTGTCGGGCGACGAGGTGCGGCTGTACCTGGCGCTGCGCGAGGCGGCCCACCAGCGGCTGTTCGCGCACGTCCCGTGGCTGCGGTCGCATCTGCTGGGCGCGGTCGAGGAGTACGCGCGCGGCATCACCGTCGACCTGTCGGGCATCGAGCAGGCCGTCCAGGGCCTCGACCTGAGCAACCCGCAGGCGATCCAGGACGCGCTCGGCGGCGAGCTGTCGCTGCAGCCGGAGGAGTCGCCGCGGCAGAAGGCGGCGCTGGCCCGGCTGGAGACGGCGCTCGCGCTCGTCGAGGGCTGGGTCGACACGGTCGTCAACGAAACGGCGAAGAACCGGCTGCCCGAGTCGGTGAAGCTGGCCGAGGCGGTGCGGCGGCGCCGCGCCACCGGCGGCCCGGCGGAGCGGACGTTCGCGACGCTGGTGGGGCTGGAGCTGCGCCCCCGGCGGCTGCGCGAGGCGGCGGCGCTGTGGCGGACGCTGACGGACGTGCGGGGCGTGCAGGGCCGCGACGCCCTGTGGGACCACCCCGACCTGCTGCCGACGTCGGACGATCTGGACGACCCGGAGGGGTTCGTCCACGGCCGCGAGGACGCCCTGTCGGATCTGGACCTGTCGAAGCTCACCACGGGCGAGGGCCCGTCCGAGGCCGAGGACGAGACCGGCGCCGAGGACGGCGACGGCCGGAAGGACGACGAGGACGGCGGGACCGGCGACGCGGGGCCGCAGCGGTGA
- the tesB gene encoding acyl-CoA thioesterase II: MKETLKALLDLLDLEQIENDIFRGRTSDERRQRVFGGQVAGQALVAAGRTVPVNRPVHSLHAYFLRPGDPLVPIVYTVDRVRDGRSFTTRRVTAVQHGKAIFTLSASFQIAEDGPEHRASMPDAPDPETLPDSLTRLTPLFGRRGAEEFVNRRPIDIRHATPLSWEAAKDPSLTTPESKVWLKVDGELPDDPLLHVCLMTYASDMTLLDTVLLNHGLAWGDKRTMGASLDHAMWFHRPFRADDWLLYYQDTPFAGSARGLARGQVFTRSGELVVSVMQEGLIRVSD; encoded by the coding sequence GTGAAGGAGACTCTGAAGGCACTGCTGGACCTGCTGGACCTCGAGCAGATCGAGAACGACATCTTTCGCGGCCGCACGTCCGACGAGCGGCGGCAACGCGTCTTCGGAGGGCAGGTCGCCGGGCAGGCGCTCGTCGCCGCCGGCCGGACCGTCCCGGTGAACCGGCCCGTGCACTCCCTGCACGCCTACTTCCTGCGGCCGGGCGACCCGCTCGTCCCGATCGTCTACACGGTCGACCGGGTCCGGGACGGACGGTCCTTCACCACGCGCCGGGTCACCGCCGTCCAGCACGGCAAGGCGATCTTCACGCTGTCGGCGTCGTTCCAGATCGCCGAGGACGGCCCGGAGCACCGGGCGTCCATGCCGGACGCGCCCGACCCGGAGACCCTCCCGGACTCCCTCACCCGGCTGACGCCCCTGTTCGGGCGGCGCGGCGCCGAGGAGTTCGTGAACCGGCGTCCCATCGACATCCGGCACGCCACCCCGCTCAGCTGGGAGGCGGCCAAGGACCCGTCGCTGACCACGCCGGAGTCGAAGGTGTGGCTGAAGGTCGACGGCGAGCTGCCGGACGACCCGCTGCTGCACGTGTGCCTGATGACGTACGCGTCCGACATGACGCTGCTCGACACCGTCCTGCTCAACCACGGCCTCGCCTGGGGCGACAAGCGGACGATGGGCGCCAGCCTCGACCACGCGATGTGGTTCCACCGCCCGTTCCGCGCGGACGACTGGCTGCTCTACTACCAGGACACCCCGTTCGCCGGAAGCGCGCGCGGGCTCGCCCGGGGGCAGGTGTTCACCCGGTCCGGGGAACTGGTGGTGTCGGTGATGCAGGAGGGTCTCATCCGCGTTTCGGACTGA
- a CDS encoding enoyl-CoA hydratase/isomerase family protein — translation MPEELLVERRPDGIAVLTLNDPDRRNAMADAMTAAWKKAVADLRADPAVRCVVVTGTGSAFSSGGDLSWLADTNSVAVPALRDRMLDFYRTWLAVRDLEVPTIAAVNGHAVGAGLCLALACDLRYAAEDAKLLAPFTALGLHPGMAATWLLPEVAGLPLAREMLLAGRVLTGAEAQASGLVNRAVPRERVLEEALAVAGRVAAQAPVATRLTKVALAGGGHPDMESALRWESLAQPVTMATADMVEGLTAQRERRAPRFTGE, via the coding sequence GTGCCCGAAGAGCTGCTCGTCGAACGCCGCCCGGACGGAATCGCCGTACTCACGCTGAACGACCCGGACCGTCGCAATGCGATGGCCGACGCCATGACCGCCGCGTGGAAAAAGGCCGTCGCCGATCTGCGCGCCGATCCGGCGGTGCGCTGCGTCGTGGTCACCGGAACGGGAAGCGCGTTCAGTTCCGGCGGCGACCTTTCCTGGCTCGCCGACACCAACTCCGTGGCCGTCCCGGCGCTGCGCGACCGGATGCTGGACTTCTACCGGACATGGCTCGCCGTCCGGGACCTGGAGGTCCCCACGATCGCCGCCGTCAACGGCCACGCCGTCGGCGCCGGGCTGTGCCTCGCGCTGGCCTGCGACCTGCGGTACGCCGCCGAGGACGCCAAGCTCCTCGCCCCGTTCACCGCCCTCGGCCTGCACCCCGGCATGGCCGCCACGTGGCTGTTGCCCGAGGTCGCCGGGCTGCCGCTCGCCCGCGAGATGCTGCTCGCCGGACGCGTCCTCACCGGGGCCGAGGCCCAGGCGTCCGGCCTGGTCAACCGGGCCGTCCCGCGCGAGCGGGTGCTCGAGGAGGCGCTGGCGGTCGCGGGCCGGGTCGCCGCGCAGGCGCCCGTCGCGACCCGGCTCACCAAGGTCGCGCTCGCCGGGGGCGGCCACCCCGACATGGAGTCGGCGCTGCGCTGGGAGTCGCTCGCGCAGCCCGTCACGATGGCCACCGCGGACATGGTCGAGGGCCTCACCGCGCAGCGGGAACGCCGCGCTCCCCGCTTCACCGGCGAATGA
- a CDS encoding WhiB family transcriptional regulator: protein MQGALAVSEEDLTLPCRTDPELFFAEDPADVELAKALCQECPVRKQCLAGALERKEPWGVWGGELFVRGVIVPRKRPRGRPRKHPRPEDVTV from the coding sequence ATGCAGGGGGCTCTCGCAGTGAGCGAGGAGGACCTCACGCTTCCGTGCCGGACCGACCCGGAGCTGTTCTTCGCCGAGGACCCCGCCGACGTCGAGCTCGCCAAGGCGCTGTGCCAGGAGTGCCCCGTCCGCAAGCAGTGCCTCGCCGGGGCGCTCGAGCGGAAGGAGCCCTGGGGTGTCTGGGGCGGTGAGCTCTTCGTCCGCGGCGTGATCGTGCCCCGCAAGCGGCCGCGTGGCCGCCCGCGCAAGCACCCCCGCCCGGAGGACGTGACCGTCTGA
- a CDS encoding ABC1 kinase family protein, which produces MSDLPRRAVTRSAKLASLPLGFAGRTALGVGKRTFGKPAEAVAMEIQTRTAEQLFKVLGELKGGAMKLGQMLSIFEAALPAEIAGPYRATLTKLQEAAPPLPASAVHKVLAQALGDDWRDSFAEFDDEPAAAASIGQVHKAVWHDGRAVAVKVQYPGAGKALISDFNQLARVGRLFGVLMPGLDVKSMLAELKERVAEELDYEIEAESQTIIREAYLDDPDFYIPEVIAQAGDVLVTEWIDGTPLSKIISEGDQETRNHAALLYCRFLLSGPKRSELLHGDPHPGNFRLLEDGRLGVMDFGAVDHIPGGFQQRLGLLLRIGTMADIDEVEEALRREDFIREDVDIDAESLQGFLAPITEPFVTDTFRFNREWLREMAARVTDLRPTNVVRQLNLPPEYVIIHRVLSAGTGVLCQLDCEIPARAESLKWIPGFADDEDEELAVG; this is translated from the coding sequence GTGAGCGATCTTCCCCGCCGCGCGGTGACGCGGTCAGCAAAGCTGGCGTCCCTCCCCCTCGGCTTCGCGGGGCGCACCGCCCTCGGTGTGGGGAAGCGGACCTTCGGCAAGCCCGCCGAGGCCGTCGCCATGGAGATCCAGACGCGCACCGCCGAACAGTTGTTCAAGGTGCTCGGCGAACTCAAGGGCGGGGCGATGAAGCTCGGCCAGATGCTGTCGATCTTCGAGGCGGCGTTGCCGGCCGAGATCGCCGGCCCGTACCGCGCCACGCTGACCAAGCTGCAGGAGGCCGCGCCGCCGCTGCCGGCGTCGGCCGTGCACAAGGTGCTCGCCCAGGCGCTCGGGGACGACTGGCGCGACTCGTTCGCCGAGTTCGACGACGAGCCCGCCGCCGCGGCGTCCATCGGGCAGGTGCACAAGGCGGTCTGGCACGACGGCCGCGCGGTCGCCGTCAAGGTGCAGTACCCGGGCGCCGGCAAGGCTCTGATCAGCGACTTCAACCAGCTCGCCCGCGTCGGCCGGCTGTTCGGCGTGCTGATGCCCGGCCTGGACGTCAAGTCGATGCTCGCCGAGCTCAAGGAGCGGGTGGCCGAGGAGCTCGACTACGAGATCGAGGCCGAATCGCAGACGATCATCCGCGAGGCGTACCTCGACGACCCCGACTTCTACATCCCCGAGGTGATCGCCCAGGCCGGCGACGTCCTGGTCACCGAGTGGATCGACGGCACCCCGCTCTCGAAGATCATCAGCGAGGGCGATCAGGAGACCCGGAACCACGCCGCGCTCCTGTACTGCCGGTTCCTGCTGTCGGGCCCGAAGCGCTCCGAGCTCCTGCACGGCGACCCGCACCCCGGCAACTTCCGCCTCCTGGAGGACGGACGCCTCGGCGTCATGGACTTCGGCGCCGTCGACCACATCCCCGGCGGGTTCCAGCAGCGGCTCGGCCTGCTGCTGCGCATCGGCACGATGGCCGACATCGACGAGGTCGAGGAGGCCCTCCGCCGCGAGGACTTCATCCGCGAGGACGTGGACATCGACGCCGAGTCCCTGCAGGGCTTCCTCGCTCCGATCACCGAGCCGTTCGTCACCGACACGTTCCGGTTCAACCGCGAGTGGCTGCGCGAGATGGCCGCCCGCGTCACCGATCTGCGCCCGACGAACGTCGTCCGGCAGCTCAACCTGCCGCCCGAGTACGTGATCATCCATCGCGTCCTGTCGGCCGGCACCGGCGTGCTCTGCCAGCTCGACTGCGAGATCCCCGCCCGCGCCGAGTCGCTCAAGTGGATCCCCGGCTTCGCCGACGACGAGGACGAGGAACTCGCCGTCGGCTGA